One region of Halocalculus aciditolerans genomic DNA includes:
- a CDS encoding CaiB/BaiF CoA transferase family protein, whose amino-acid sequence MTGEARRPDGDTGPLDGITVLDASRVLVGPFCTMQLGDLGAEVIKVERPEVGDQTRGWHPPTYGESGEAAYYASVNRNKRSVELNLKTDEGKAAFADLAAEADVLVENFRVGTMESWGIGYEDLREENPGLVYAKLSGYGEWGPKRDEPAYDLMMQAEGGMMSITGEEDGAPVRVGVAIADITASMYATQGVLAALFERELGDGVGQKVDVSLLDGQAALMSYQAANYFASGSPPGRMGSKHPNLAPYQAFETADGYVVVACASENLWPKFCDAIDRPGLAEDERFATNTKRITNRDELDAVLSAELGGESTAALLARFEEHGVPASDVKDMEEVFASPQVEAREMAWDIDHPTAGSITVPGSPMKFSHSQVKAYRHPPLLGEHTEEVLREYGYGDEELGALRDAGAIPEE is encoded by the coding sequence ATGACGGGCGAAGCGCGACGGCCGGACGGCGACACCGGGCCGCTCGACGGAATCACGGTTCTGGACGCGAGCCGCGTGCTCGTCGGGCCGTTCTGCACGATGCAGCTCGGCGACCTCGGCGCGGAAGTAATCAAGGTCGAGCGCCCGGAGGTGGGCGACCAGACGCGTGGGTGGCATCCGCCGACGTACGGCGAGAGCGGCGAGGCCGCCTACTACGCGAGCGTGAACCGGAACAAGCGCTCCGTGGAGCTGAACCTGAAGACGGACGAGGGGAAGGCGGCGTTCGCGGACCTGGCGGCGGAAGCGGACGTCCTCGTGGAGAACTTCCGCGTGGGGACGATGGAGTCGTGGGGGATCGGCTACGAGGACCTCCGCGAGGAGAACCCCGGACTCGTGTACGCGAAACTCTCCGGGTACGGTGAGTGGGGGCCGAAGCGCGACGAGCCGGCGTACGACCTGATGATGCAGGCGGAGGGCGGGATGATGTCGATTACGGGCGAGGAGGACGGCGCGCCGGTGCGCGTCGGCGTCGCCATCGCGGACATCACGGCGTCGATGTACGCGACGCAGGGTGTGCTCGCGGCGCTCTTCGAGCGCGAGCTCGGCGACGGCGTCGGGCAGAAGGTGGACGTGAGCCTGCTCGACGGGCAGGCCGCGCTCATGTCGTATCAGGCGGCGAACTACTTCGCGAGCGGGAGCCCGCCGGGGCGGATGGGGAGCAAGCATCCGAACCTCGCGCCGTATCAGGCGTTCGAGACGGCGGACGGCTACGTCGTCGTCGCCTGTGCGTCGGAGAACCTCTGGCCGAAGTTCTGCGACGCCATCGACCGCCCCGGTCTCGCCGAGGACGAGCGGTTCGCGACGAACACGAAACGCATCACGAACCGCGACGAGCTCGACGCCGTCCTGAGCGCGGAGCTCGGCGGGGAGTCGACGGCCGCCCTGCTCGCGCGCTTCGAAGAGCACGGCGTCCCGGCGAGCGACGTGAAAGATATGGAGGAAGTCTTCGCGAGCCCGCAGGTCGAGGCGCGGGAGATGGCGTGGGATATCGACCACCCGACCGCCGGCTCCATCACCGTGCCCGGGAGCCCGATGAAGTTCTCCCACTCACAAGTAAAGGCGTACCGCCACCCGCCGCTCCTCGGCGAGCACACGGAGGAAGTCCTCCGCGAGTACGGCTACGGCGACGAGGAGTTGGGGGCGCTCCGCGACGCGGGCGCGATTCCCGAGGAGTAG
- a CDS encoding YqaA family protein yields MPVEGLSALDALVRSASGPLGLLVVFVFSFLCAVALPLPSELVLLAPINLGLPGWGDLAVLVVVASAGKAAGGVVALKVSRRAASTNRFAAITGRFRFGPVVAVEAAIGGVVRRYGVLGLVTTLSIPGAPDTAAIYAFSVGHDDPVEFAAAAFVGTVVRLLIVAGLAAGVLAVLPTDWL; encoded by the coding sequence GTGCCCGTGGAAGGCCTCTCCGCCCTCGACGCCCTCGTCCGGTCGGCGAGCGGGCCGCTCGGACTCCTCGTCGTCTTCGTCTTCTCCTTTCTCTGTGCGGTCGCGCTCCCGCTGCCGAGCGAGCTCGTGCTCCTCGCGCCGATCAACCTCGGACTGCCGGGCTGGGGCGACCTCGCGGTGCTCGTCGTCGTCGCGTCGGCCGGGAAGGCCGCCGGGGGCGTCGTCGCGCTCAAGGTCTCGCGGCGCGCGGCGAGTACGAACCGGTTCGCCGCCATCACCGGCCGGTTCCGCTTCGGTCCGGTCGTCGCCGTCGAAGCCGCTATCGGCGGCGTCGTCCGCAGGTACGGCGTGCTCGGGCTCGTGACGACGCTCTCGATACCGGGCGCGCCCGACACGGCGGCGATATACGCGTTCTCCGTCGGCCACGACGACCCCGTGGAGTTCGCCGCCGCCGCGTTCGTCGGCACCGTCGTCCGCCTGCTCATCGTCGCCGGCCTCGCCGCCGGCGTCCTCGCCGTCCTCCCGACCGACTGGCTATAG
- a CDS encoding M20/M25/M40 family metallo-hydrolase — MTFDENEDGDLDAAMRTFAERLLAYPSTDGEEAEAAAFVAEALDDLGFETATWEPDPDVLSQDSAFPPMETLDLDDRVSVGGVLEFGDPDAGPALVLNGHFDVVPVEEAEWETDPWEPTWDGDDLYARGAADMKAGLTACVFAAKALHDAHGDDLDGRVVVEAVAGEEEGGLGAAQSAKASPWGFERDACIVAEPTELRPVTATEGSAMMELELEGRSAHAATRWRGESVLPHFEAIREAFVALEAEREERVTHPLYEGYPVKWPVNFGTVRAGSWASSVPASLTAQVRIGVAPGETVEEVEAEFRERLESVAADREWLREHPPRFERFSVQFTAAEVDEGARVVERLQAAMRARDLDATPTGATYGADSRHYLDAGIPTVIFGPGSIDVAHYPNEHVHWPEVETARAVLADAARRFLDGEP; from the coding sequence ATGACCTTCGACGAGAACGAGGACGGGGACCTCGATGCGGCGATGCGGACGTTCGCGGAGCGACTGCTCGCGTATCCGTCGACGGACGGCGAGGAAGCCGAGGCGGCGGCGTTCGTCGCGGAGGCGCTGGACGACCTCGGGTTCGAGACGGCGACGTGGGAGCCGGACCCGGACGTCCTCTCGCAGGATTCGGCGTTCCCGCCGATGGAGACGCTCGACCTCGACGACCGGGTGAGCGTCGGGGGCGTGCTGGAGTTCGGCGACCCGGACGCCGGGCCGGCGCTCGTGCTCAACGGCCACTTCGACGTCGTGCCGGTCGAGGAGGCGGAGTGGGAGACGGACCCGTGGGAGCCGACGTGGGACGGCGACGACCTCTACGCGCGCGGCGCGGCCGACATGAAGGCGGGGTTGACGGCGTGCGTGTTCGCGGCGAAGGCCCTGCACGACGCGCACGGCGACGACCTCGACGGCCGCGTCGTCGTCGAGGCGGTGGCGGGCGAGGAAGAAGGCGGCTTGGGCGCGGCGCAGTCCGCGAAGGCGAGCCCGTGGGGCTTCGAGCGCGACGCCTGTATCGTCGCGGAGCCGACGGAGCTCCGGCCCGTGACGGCGACGGAGGGGAGCGCGATGATGGAGCTCGAACTAGAGGGGCGGTCGGCGCACGCGGCGACGCGCTGGCGCGGCGAATCCGTCCTCCCGCACTTCGAGGCCATCCGGGAGGCCTTCGTGGCTCTCGAAGCCGAGCGCGAGGAGCGCGTGACGCACCCGCTCTACGAGGGCTACCCCGTGAAGTGGCCGGTGAATTTCGGCACGGTCCGCGCGGGGTCGTGGGCGTCGAGCGTCCCCGCCTCGCTGACCGCGCAGGTCCGCATCGGCGTCGCGCCCGGCGAGACCGTCGAGGAAGTGGAGGCCGAGTTCCGGGAGCGCCTCGAATCGGTCGCGGCGGACCGCGAGTGGCTGCGCGAGCACCCGCCGCGTTTCGAGCGGTTCAGCGTGCAGTTCACCGCCGCGGAAGTGGACGAAGGAGCGCGCGTCGTGGAGCGCCTGCAGGCGGCGATGCGGGCGCGCGACCTCGACGCGACGCCGACGGGGGCGACGTACGGCGCGGACTCCAGACACTACCTCGACGCGGGGATTCCGACCGTCATCTTCGGTCCCGGGAGCATCGACGTCGCGCACTACCCGAACGAGCACGTCCACTGGCCGGAGGTAGAGACGGCGCGCGCGGTGCTCGCGGACGCGGCGCGGCGGTTCCTCGACGGGGAGCCGTAG
- a CDS encoding DUF1684 domain-containing protein has translation MSFDEDAWRDALEDHRTAKDDYLRDHPHSPLPRTLDDFDGLDYYPPDPDYRFELSLDVDPEKEDVVVDTTQGGERQYRCWGTFTFRLNGAERTLAAYRSSPGEDRLWVPFRDETNGDTTYGAGRYLDLDEDDRIDPDTETWVVDFNLAYSPFCAYSDAYECPIVPQENRLDTRVEAGERYDPADFGHE, from the coding sequence ATGAGCTTCGACGAGGACGCGTGGCGGGACGCGCTCGAAGACCACCGCACCGCCAAGGACGACTACCTCCGCGACCACCCGCACTCCCCGCTCCCCCGCACGCTCGACGATTTCGACGGCCTCGACTACTACCCGCCCGACCCCGACTACCGATTCGAACTCTCCCTCGACGTCGACCCCGAGAAGGAGGACGTCGTCGTCGACACCACGCAGGGCGGCGAACGCCAGTACCGCTGCTGGGGAACCTTCACCTTCCGACTTAACGGTGCGGAGCGCACCCTCGCCGCCTACCGGAGCTCGCCCGGCGAGGACCGCCTCTGGGTGCCGTTCCGCGACGAGACGAACGGCGACACCACCTACGGCGCGGGCCGCTACCTCGACCTCGACGAAGACGACCGAATCGACCCCGACACCGAGACGTGGGTGGTCGACTTCAACCTCGCGTACAGCCCCTTCTGCGCGTACTCGGACGCCTACGAGTGCCCCATCGTCCCCCAGGAGAACCGCCTCGACACCCGCGTCGAAGCCGGCGAGCGCTACGACCCCGCCGACTTCGGGCACGAGTGA
- the ubaA gene encoding SAMP-activating enzyme E1 has translation MSGLDLDAVQLDRYSRHIIMEDVGPGGQRALLDADVLVVGAGGLGAPAIQYLAAAGVGTLHVVDDDVVERSNLQRQIIHGEDDVGRPKVESAREFVADLNPDVDVHTHETRLTKENADAVIGGRDVVVDCADNFPTRYLVNDYCTLNEIPYSHGAIYRFEGQVTTFPGHAESPCYRCLFPEAPPEGVAPDCATAGVLGVLPGTIGCIQATEAMKLAMDVGEVLEGRLLYYDAMDLSFQEVTLAKNPECPVCGDDPEIDSVADVTYADACAVRS, from the coding sequence ATGAGTGGTCTCGACCTGGACGCCGTGCAGCTCGACCGGTACTCCAGACACATCATCATGGAGGACGTCGGGCCGGGCGGCCAGCGGGCGCTCCTCGACGCGGACGTGCTCGTGGTCGGCGCGGGCGGCCTCGGCGCGCCCGCCATCCAGTATCTCGCCGCCGCGGGCGTCGGCACGCTTCACGTCGTCGACGACGACGTCGTCGAGCGCTCCAACCTCCAGCGCCAGATCATCCACGGCGAGGACGACGTCGGCCGGCCGAAAGTCGAATCAGCGAGAGAATTCGTCGCCGACCTCAACCCCGACGTCGACGTCCACACCCACGAGACGCGCCTCACGAAGGAGAACGCCGACGCCGTCATCGGCGGCCGCGACGTCGTCGTGGACTGCGCGGACAACTTCCCGACGCGCTACCTCGTCAACGACTACTGCACCCTCAACGAAATCCCCTACAGCCACGGCGCGATCTACCGCTTCGAGGGGCAGGTGACGACCTTCCCCGGTCACGCGGAGTCGCCGTGCTACCGGTGTCTGTTCCCCGAAGCACCCCCGGAAGGCGTCGCGCCCGACTGCGCGACCGCGGGCGTCCTCGGCGTCCTCCCCGGCACAATCGGGTGCATTCAGGCGACCGAAGCGATGAAGCTCGCGATGGACGTCGGCGAGGTGTTGGAGGGCCGCCTCCTCTACTACGACGCCATGGACCTCTCCTTCCAGGAAGTCACGCTCGCGAAGAACCCGGAGTGTCCCGTCTGCGGCGACGACCCCGAAATCGATTCTGTCGCCGACGTCACGTACGCGGACGCCTGCGCGGTTCGCTCCTAA
- a CDS encoding alpha/beta fold hydrolase, with protein sequence MTERGVSTVTVEEGRSVAYAEYGDPDGPVVFFCHGTPGSRLAGELVDEDARAAGVRVVAPDRPGVGASDAASRSRRIADWATDVAALADHVGADTYRVLGVSGGGPFALACAARTPSRVEEAAVVSGLGPPGAPGDDHTLGDRVLFAAGRISPLAARLPAWALARGLAAVEDVESLVSDPPEPDQRLLAGEVGAAVLADAQEAFADGSAGVARDYALLASDWGFSLDAITVPVAVYHGVEDGNVPYAHGEYVADRVPEATLTTYEEKGHVAGIVEGTAAALDRMSG encoded by the coding sequence ATGACTGAGCGCGGGGTGTCGACGGTGACGGTGGAGGAGGGGCGGTCTGTCGCGTACGCGGAGTACGGCGACCCGGACGGCCCCGTCGTCTTCTTCTGCCACGGAACGCCGGGGTCGCGGCTGGCGGGCGAGCTCGTGGACGAGGACGCGCGGGCGGCGGGCGTGCGAGTCGTCGCGCCGGACCGCCCCGGGGTCGGGGCGTCCGACGCGGCGAGTCGGAGCCGCCGAATCGCGGACTGGGCGACGGACGTCGCGGCGCTCGCCGACCACGTCGGCGCGGACACCTACCGGGTGCTCGGCGTCTCCGGGGGCGGGCCGTTCGCGCTTGCGTGCGCCGCGCGAACGCCGAGTCGCGTCGAGGAAGCGGCGGTGGTGTCGGGGCTCGGCCCGCCGGGCGCGCCCGGCGACGACCACACGCTCGGCGACCGCGTGCTCTTCGCGGCGGGCCGGATCTCGCCGCTCGCGGCGCGCCTCCCGGCGTGGGCGCTGGCGCGCGGCCTCGCCGCGGTGGAGGACGTCGAGTCGCTGGTGAGCGACCCGCCGGAGCCCGACCAGCGACTCCTCGCGGGCGAGGTCGGCGCGGCGGTGCTCGCGGACGCCCAGGAGGCGTTCGCGGACGGGTCGGCGGGCGTGGCGCGCGACTACGCGCTCCTCGCCTCGGACTGGGGGTTCTCCCTCGACGCGATCACCGTCCCCGTCGCCGTCTACCACGGCGTCGAGGACGGAAACGTCCCGTACGCACACGGCGAGTACGTCGCCGACCGAGTGCCGGAGGCGACGCTGACGACCTACGAGGAGAAAGGGCACGTCGCCGGCATCGTCGAGGGGACGGCGGCGGCGCTCGACCGAATGAGCGGCTAG
- a CDS encoding PGF-CTERM sorting domain-containing protein: MYQRFVSLALVALLIGSAAGSAAAASPAGTNQQASASAYAGAHVSFDVAENAVTDYAVENATVFQSVAVQSQSKAASGGVLSGSLSSAVRIDAAGLALGSTTRTSATVRADSGATIRAHDNGHGILTVSSGSESQVVVANLSNDASASAEDDGQVAVTAGDGTEGTFLVVGDGTVSVNEQGNVTATLDENATLVFRSYPDGKSESDDHQERLIANGTAAGEAYVMTQGGESVTDSVNYTSDFTVTATQSAENEVTVTADHAESRGKVVITSVTERAVGTLSDVRVAVDGNAAAKATTYGELTDAIGSDRSRYMVRETSSASASASADVLIAFNHFSERQATLSGGNESTDSTTASDSTTSTTASDSTASTTASDSTTAGDGSETTQTNSPGFGVLAALVAFAGVALARRRRA, translated from the coding sequence ATGTATCAGCGATTCGTCAGCCTCGCACTCGTCGCACTGCTCATCGGGAGCGCCGCCGGGTCGGCGGCCGCCGCGTCACCCGCCGGCACGAACCAGCAGGCGTCCGCGTCCGCGTACGCCGGCGCGCACGTCTCCTTCGACGTCGCAGAGAACGCCGTGACGGACTACGCGGTCGAGAACGCGACGGTGTTCCAGTCGGTGGCCGTCCAGTCGCAGTCGAAGGCGGCGAGCGGCGGCGTGCTCTCCGGGTCGCTCAGTTCGGCCGTCCGCATCGACGCGGCCGGGCTCGCGCTCGGCTCGACGACGCGGACGTCCGCGACGGTGCGAGCCGACTCCGGGGCGACGATTCGCGCACACGACAACGGCCACGGCATCCTCACCGTCTCCTCCGGGAGTGAGAGTCAGGTCGTCGTCGCGAACCTCTCGAACGACGCGTCCGCGAGCGCCGAGGACGACGGACAGGTCGCCGTCACCGCGGGCGACGGGACGGAAGGGACGTTCCTCGTCGTCGGCGACGGCACCGTCAGCGTGAACGAGCAGGGGAACGTCACCGCGACGCTCGACGAGAACGCGACGCTCGTCTTCCGCTCCTACCCGGACGGGAAGTCCGAGAGCGACGACCACCAAGAACGCCTCATCGCGAACGGCACGGCCGCCGGCGAAGCCTACGTGATGACGCAGGGCGGAGAGTCGGTCACGGACTCGGTGAACTACACGTCGGACTTTACCGTCACTGCGACGCAGTCCGCGGAGAACGAAGTCACGGTCACGGCCGACCACGCCGAATCGCGGGGGAAGGTCGTCATCACCTCCGTCACCGAGCGCGCGGTCGGCACGCTCTCCGACGTCCGCGTAGCGGTCGATGGGAACGCCGCCGCGAAGGCCACCACGTACGGTGAGCTGACCGACGCTATCGGGTCCGACCGGTCCCGCTATATGGTCCGGGAGACGTCGAGCGCGTCCGCCTCTGCGTCCGCCGACGTCCTCATCGCGTTCAACCACTTCAGCGAGCGGCAGGCGACGCTGAGCGGCGGGAACGAGTCCACGGACTCGACGACCGCCAGCGATTCGACGACCTCGACGACCGCCAGCGATTCGACGGCCTCGACGACCGCCAGCGATTCGACGACGGCAGGGGACGGGAGTGAGACGACGCAGACGAACTCGCCCGGGTTCGGCGTGCTCGCGGCGCTCGTCGCGTTCGCCGGTGTCGCGCTCGCTCGCCGCCGGCGCGCGTAG
- a CDS encoding AIR synthase family protein → MDPGKVSREFFDSTVAPHLGATRDEVVLGPTHGADFGLVDLDGDRALALATDPLFFLRELGPERAGWFAAHILLSDAALSGLPPQFLAVDVNLPLDADEAEFEALWAAFSDAAAALDVSLVTGHTGAYAGCSYPTVGGGTAFAVGARDGVVLPTGAAPGDAVVVTKGPAVETTGILGTLFPERLDPAVREAARERFWDASPVRDALVAAAAGPVTAMHDATERGVDNALHELADASGVCLDVERERFPVLPGVEATCAAFDVDPWTASSEGTVVLSVEPAGVDDVVDALADEGIPAARVGRVIEGTGVVVDGRPLPVPDADPFWPAVERARAGD, encoded by the coding sequence ATGGACCCGGGAAAGGTCTCGCGGGAGTTCTTCGATTCGACGGTCGCGCCCCACCTGGGGGCGACGCGCGACGAGGTCGTGCTCGGCCCGACGCACGGCGCGGACTTCGGGCTGGTCGACCTCGACGGCGACCGGGCGCTCGCGCTGGCGACGGACCCGCTCTTCTTCCTGCGGGAGCTCGGCCCCGAGCGCGCGGGCTGGTTCGCGGCGCACATTCTCCTGAGTGACGCGGCGCTCTCCGGTCTGCCGCCGCAGTTTCTCGCCGTGGACGTGAACCTCCCGCTCGACGCCGACGAGGCCGAGTTCGAGGCGCTCTGGGCGGCGTTCTCGGACGCGGCGGCCGCCCTCGACGTGAGCCTCGTGACGGGCCATACGGGCGCGTACGCCGGCTGTTCGTACCCGACGGTCGGCGGCGGCACGGCGTTCGCCGTCGGGGCGCGCGACGGCGTCGTGCTGCCGACGGGCGCAGCGCCCGGAGACGCCGTGGTGGTGACGAAGGGGCCGGCGGTGGAGACGACGGGGATTCTCGGGACGCTCTTCCCGGAGCGCCTCGACCCCGCGGTTCGAGAGGCGGCCCGGGAGCGGTTCTGGGACGCGAGCCCGGTGCGGGACGCGCTCGTCGCCGCGGCGGCGGGGCCGGTGACGGCGATGCACGACGCGACGGAGCGCGGCGTCGACAACGCCCTGCACGAACTCGCGGACGCGAGCGGCGTCTGCCTCGACGTCGAACGCGAGCGGTTCCCCGTCCTGCCGGGCGTCGAAGCGACCTGTGCGGCGTTCGACGTGGACCCGTGGACGGCGTCGAGCGAGGGAACGGTCGTGCTGAGCGTCGAACCGGCGGGCGTCGACGACGTCGTGGACGCGCTCGCCGACGAGGGGATTCCGGCCGCGCGCGTCGGCCGCGTCATCGAGGGAACGGGCGTCGTCGTGGACGGCCGCCCGCTCCCCGTCCCGGACGCGGACCCGTTCTGGCCGGCCGTCGAACGCGCTCGCGCCGGCGACTGA
- a CDS encoding Ig-like domain-containing protein, with protein MSEILGAILLFGVVLAVLVLVQVTAVPAWNQQVEFQHNQRVQGDMAQFGDAVTRTASDGTAQSVAIEMGTNYPPRPFLLNPPAASGVIRTTQRAPVTIANAESPEPDVGDYWNGDTHTLDTKAIEYAPRYNQYQNAPTTIYEPGALYDFWRGSGSNGDEGVVIGGTKPVSGTNVNLVTVQGELNESGVQPQSIDVSASSAPSRSFAVQSADGQPIHVEVRTKLPASVWETDYLADQPNVLDVTESDVDASTGLRTVDIQLRASDADGPITYTFNLASVNVGSSGATPPAKYVVKTSGGGYTPSGSQTELTAQARDRYNNPVAGVPITFTDTSGAGSFVGGSGESVTVTTDSDGKATATYTAPSGAYADIEIGARAENDLGTSATAQATEFHLSTVLSGGTTGSAEDQGLNPAGGKSVYLRSISNPSDNKGKWVLTFENRDASASRTWTGIRVNFYKPQSGSGNSNPPTSYTVSRDATQIASGSVRGNYATLSGGGLTFTREGTAGDSHTLTFSFTGGSAPDSRDIFVISVEWSDGSATYIVG; from the coding sequence GTGAGTGAAATCCTCGGCGCGATACTCCTCTTCGGAGTGGTGCTCGCCGTACTCGTACTCGTGCAGGTGACGGCGGTGCCCGCCTGGAACCAGCAAGTCGAGTTCCAACACAACCAACGCGTTCAGGGCGACATGGCGCAGTTCGGCGACGCCGTGACGCGGACCGCGAGCGACGGCACGGCACAGTCCGTCGCCATCGAGATGGGGACGAACTACCCGCCGCGTCCCTTCCTGCTCAATCCGCCGGCGGCGTCGGGGGTGATTCGGACGACCCAGCGAGCGCCCGTGACAATCGCGAACGCGGAATCACCGGAGCCCGACGTCGGCGACTACTGGAACGGCGATACGCACACGCTCGATACGAAGGCAATCGAGTACGCGCCCCGGTACAACCAGTATCAGAACGCGCCGACGACCATCTACGAACCCGGCGCGCTCTACGACTTCTGGAGAGGGAGCGGGTCGAACGGCGACGAGGGCGTCGTCATCGGCGGGACGAAACCCGTCTCCGGCACGAACGTCAATCTCGTGACCGTCCAAGGGGAGCTGAACGAGAGCGGCGTGCAGCCGCAGTCCATCGACGTGAGCGCGTCGAGCGCGCCGTCGCGGTCGTTCGCCGTGCAGAGCGCGGACGGCCAGCCGATTCACGTCGAGGTGCGGACGAAGCTCCCGGCGAGCGTCTGGGAGACCGACTACCTCGCTGACCAGCCGAACGTGCTCGACGTCACCGAGAGCGACGTCGACGCGTCGACCGGCCTGCGGACCGTCGACATCCAGCTGCGCGCGTCCGACGCGGACGGCCCGATAACGTACACGTTCAACCTCGCGTCCGTCAACGTGGGGTCGAGCGGGGCGACGCCGCCGGCGAAGTACGTCGTGAAGACCAGCGGTGGCGGCTACACGCCGTCCGGGAGTCAGACGGAGCTCACGGCGCAGGCCCGCGACCGGTACAACAACCCGGTCGCCGGCGTCCCGATCACGTTCACGGATACGAGCGGTGCCGGCTCGTTCGTCGGCGGTTCCGGCGAGTCGGTCACCGTGACGACCGACTCGGACGGGAAGGCCACCGCGACGTACACCGCCCCGTCGGGAGCGTACGCAGACATCGAGATCGGCGCGAGAGCGGAGAACGACCTCGGAACGAGCGCGACGGCGCAGGCGACGGAGTTCCACCTCAGCACAGTCCTGTCGGGGGGCACGACCGGGAGCGCGGAGGACCAGGGGCTGAATCCGGCCGGCGGCAAGTCCGTCTACCTCCGCAGTATCAGCAATCCGAGCGACAACAAGGGCAAGTGGGTGCTCACCTTCGAGAACCGGGACGCGTCCGCGTCACGGACGTGGACCGGGATTCGTGTGAACTTCTACAAGCCGCAGAGCGGGTCCGGGAACTCGAACCCGCCGACGTCGTACACGGTGAGCAGAGACGCCACGCAGATCGCGAGCGGCAGCGTCCGCGGGAACTACGCGACGCTCTCCGGCGGCGGACTGACGTTCACGAGGGAGGGGACGGCGGGCGACTCGCACACGCTGACGTTCTCCTTCACTGGCGGGAGCGCGCCGGATTCACGGGACATCTTCGTCATCTCCGTCGAGTGGTCGGACGGCTCGGCGACCTACATCGTGGGGTGA